A single genomic interval of Candidatus Bathyarchaeota archaeon harbors:
- a CDS encoding thiamine pyrophosphate-binding protein, with product MAKYRCTVCNWVYDDAKQKVKFEDLPKEWVCPICGAPKSAFVLLTEEKTAKEAPPEKAKSTVSDVLINQIAAWGVKYVFGIPGTSTLGVVDAIRKTNGKVHYIQVRHEETAAFMASAYGKLTGHISAVLGISGPGATNLVTGLYDAQLDHAPVLALTGLVPRKLIGKGAIQEIDQHAFFEPLSVYNKTLMTEDQTTSLATLAIKHALLDQGVAHIGIPNDVQKLPYEAEILPFEGRMPNMAYGQEEWVIEKAAKVVDQANRPVILIGFGARGQGTKLLKLADKIGAPIIATFRGKGIVDETDSRYMGCHGGVGSTAAAKIMEKTDLLIAVGLSFSDLSQIPQKRMVQIDINPLMIARRYPAEVALLGNSAVLIPKLTEKIAEKNRADYVAEAAKLKEAWLKQLQAEADPTAKPIRPPYIMKVLNEKVADDAVISLDVGENCWWFGRNFLMKRSQKMVMSGTLATMGFGLPGALAAAFAYPDRQIVCVTGDGGLTMVLGDFLTALKYNLPVKVFVINNKRLGMIMQEQKVEGYEGWQTELHDFSFADFASNAGGLGIKVTEPKELEASVEVALKSDKPTIVDIDTDPRRFPQ from the coding sequence ATGGCTAAATACAGATGTACCGTGTGCAACTGGGTTTATGACGACGCAAAACAGAAAGTCAAATTTGAAGATTTACCCAAAGAGTGGGTCTGCCCCATCTGCGGCGCACCCAAATCAGCGTTTGTACTCTTAACCGAAGAAAAAACCGCCAAAGAAGCTCCACCTGAAAAGGCGAAGAGCACCGTTTCCGACGTGTTAATCAACCAGATCGCGGCTTGGGGCGTAAAATACGTTTTCGGAATCCCAGGAACCTCCACATTAGGCGTCGTGGATGCCATTCGTAAAACAAACGGCAAAGTCCACTACATCCAAGTGCGCCATGAAGAAACAGCGGCGTTTATGGCTTCCGCCTATGGAAAACTCACTGGACACATCTCGGCAGTCTTGGGTATTTCTGGGCCAGGTGCAACCAACCTCGTTACAGGACTCTACGACGCACAATTGGACCACGCGCCTGTTTTGGCTTTAACTGGTTTGGTGCCCCGTAAACTAATCGGCAAAGGAGCAATCCAAGAAATCGATCAACACGCCTTCTTTGAACCGCTAAGCGTTTACAATAAGACATTGATGACAGAAGACCAGACAACTTCGTTGGCGACGTTGGCGATTAAGCATGCACTGCTAGATCAAGGAGTCGCACACATCGGCATCCCAAACGACGTACAAAAGTTGCCGTACGAAGCAGAGATTTTGCCATTTGAAGGTAGAATGCCCAACATGGCTTACGGCCAAGAAGAATGGGTAATAGAGAAAGCCGCCAAAGTAGTCGACCAAGCCAATCGCCCAGTTATCTTAATCGGGTTTGGGGCAAGAGGACAGGGAACTAAACTGCTTAAACTAGCCGACAAAATCGGAGCACCGATAATCGCCACTTTCCGCGGCAAAGGCATCGTAGACGAGACCGATTCGCGGTACATGGGTTGCCATGGCGGTGTGGGCTCAACAGCGGCGGCGAAGATCATGGAAAAAACCGATTTACTCATAGCAGTAGGCTTGTCGTTTTCGGATTTGTCCCAGATCCCACAGAAACGCATGGTGCAAATCGACATCAACCCCCTAATGATTGCGAGGCGTTACCCTGCCGAGGTCGCGTTGTTGGGTAACAGCGCGGTTTTGATTCCAAAGTTAACCGAGAAAATCGCCGAGAAAAACCGAGCGGACTATGTAGCTGAAGCTGCCAAACTCAAAGAGGCATGGCTAAAGCAGCTCCAAGCGGAAGCCGACCCAACAGCCAAACCCATTCGTCCACCCTACATCATGAAAGTGCTAAACGAAAAGGTTGCTGATGACGCGGTGATTTCGCTGGATGTGGGCGAGAACTGTTGGTGGTTCGGGCGCAACTTTCTCATGAAGCGGTCTCAGAAGATGGTGATGAGCGGCACTTTGGCGACGATGGGATTCGGGTTACCAGGCGCGTTGGCGGCTGCCTTTGCGTATCCTGATAGGCAAATCGTCTGCGTGACAGGCGACGGCGGTTTAACGATGGTGCTGGGCGACTTCCTAACCGCGTTAAAGTACAATTTGCCCGTGAAGGTGTTTGTTATCAACAACAAACGGTTGGGCATGATTATGCAGGAACAGAAGGTCGAAGGATACGAGGGCTGGCAAACCGAGCTACATGATTTCAGCTTCGCCGACTTCGCCTCAAATGCAGGCGGCTTAGGCATCAAAGTCACCGAGCCAAAAGAGTTAGAAGCTTCAGTTGAGGTGGCATTGAAATCGGATAAGCCCACGATTGTGGACATCGACACTGACCCAAGACGGTTCCCGCAATAA
- the prs gene encoding ribose-phosphate diphosphokinase produces the protein MKIISGPASKPLAEAVSAQTGFPNVPVVSKVFPDGESYVRLDGDVTGEEVAIIQTTCPPMQDGRLFQLAFLADSAKRAGATKVTAVVPYLAYARQDKMFLAGEGISVETIARMLKSAGIDELLTVNIHSEHSLAQFPFPARTTSAIPLIADYFVKKGYRGAYALSPDKGAMYIAQQAQKVLDGDAGHLNKTRDRYTGQTVQTAEGLNVKDQTVIILDDIISTGGTIVGAAKILRENGAKHVFCGCVHGLLIGDAEKRILDAGVEEIVGTDSVPGSVSKVSLAPLISQALKGAV, from the coding sequence TTGAAAATCATCTCTGGCCCCGCATCCAAACCGCTCGCTGAAGCAGTCTCAGCGCAAACAGGCTTCCCAAACGTGCCCGTTGTCTCGAAGGTTTTCCCCGATGGTGAATCCTACGTCCGCTTAGACGGCGACGTAACGGGCGAAGAGGTTGCAATAATCCAAACCACCTGCCCCCCAATGCAGGACGGCAGACTCTTCCAACTTGCTTTCCTTGCTGACTCAGCTAAACGCGCTGGCGCAACCAAAGTCACCGCTGTTGTTCCCTATCTTGCTTACGCTCGTCAAGACAAGATGTTCCTCGCAGGTGAAGGCATAAGCGTAGAAACCATCGCACGCATGCTCAAATCTGCAGGAATCGACGAGTTGCTGACGGTTAACATCCATTCTGAGCACTCGTTAGCGCAGTTTCCTTTTCCAGCACGCACGACCAGCGCTATCCCGCTCATCGCCGACTACTTCGTCAAAAAAGGCTACCGCGGCGCATACGCACTCTCACCTGACAAGGGCGCCATGTACATAGCCCAGCAAGCCCAGAAAGTGTTGGATGGCGACGCAGGGCACCTCAACAAGACCCGCGACCGCTACACTGGGCAAACCGTACAGACCGCCGAAGGATTAAACGTTAAAGACCAAACCGTCATCATCCTCGACGACATCATCAGCACAGGCGGAACCATCGTGGGTGCAGCAAAAATCCTGCGTGAAAACGGCGCAAAACACGTCTTCTGCGGTTGCGTGCATGGTTTGCTCATCGGCGACGCGGAGAAGCGCATCCTCGACGCGGGTGTGGAGGAAATTGTGGGTACCGATAGCGTCCCCGGATCGGTGAGTAAGGTTTCGTTGGCGCCGCTGATTAGTCAAGCACTCAAAGGCGCAGTGTAG
- a CDS encoding DNA methyltransferase, with product MPKLFFLLSGENLTLPAAEVKAILEAEGYMYSNVCEFDQVLSLDSDLDSVRLVQIRSAYTRVCAQELLVANANYTDIADAVSKTDFSDVLKGGESFVVRINRIKNYADAEINTMTLEIKLGGQILRQNPGTSVNLKNPDKTFIGIITNNKLVLGLKLTDITSKTFSERRPRKKPFFHPSAMPSKMARCMVNLSRAKAESVLLDPFCGTGTSLIEATFIGCRAVGVDAQKRMVLGTRRNLKHFGIEAEGLIWGDSRKIPLFKVDAVVTDPPYGRSSSTLKSTTIQLVRDVLAASYALLGVGQRICIAAPKTLNISQLGAELGFKHVESHFAYVHATLTREIAVFEKVQKS from the coding sequence GTGCCTAAGCTTTTCTTTTTGCTCTCAGGCGAAAACTTGACGCTTCCTGCGGCGGAAGTTAAGGCGATTTTGGAAGCGGAAGGCTACATGTACTCGAATGTTTGCGAGTTTGACCAAGTTCTGAGTTTGGATTCCGATTTGGATTCAGTGCGGCTTGTGCAGATTCGTTCGGCTTACACGCGAGTCTGCGCCCAAGAATTATTGGTTGCAAACGCAAACTACACCGACATCGCAGACGCAGTCAGCAAAACTGACTTCTCAGATGTGCTGAAGGGCGGCGAAAGCTTCGTAGTCCGCATTAACCGCATCAAGAACTACGCCGACGCCGAAATCAACACCATGACACTCGAGATAAAACTGGGGGGACAAATCCTTAGGCAAAACCCAGGCACAAGCGTTAACCTCAAAAACCCCGACAAAACCTTCATCGGCATAATCACCAACAACAAACTCGTTTTAGGCTTAAAACTCACCGACATAACCAGCAAAACCTTCTCTGAGCGCCGTCCACGCAAGAAACCATTTTTCCACCCCTCAGCCATGCCGTCAAAGATGGCGCGGTGCATGGTGAATTTGTCGCGGGCGAAAGCTGAGTCGGTGCTGCTTGATCCCTTCTGCGGCACAGGCACCTCGCTTATCGAAGCGACCTTCATTGGGTGTCGCGCGGTTGGGGTGGATGCACAGAAGAGGATGGTTTTGGGTACCAGAAGAAACCTCAAGCACTTCGGCATAGAAGCGGAGGGGCTGATTTGGGGAGACTCCCGCAAGATTCCGCTTTTCAAGGTGGATGCGGTTGTGACTGATCCGCCTTATGGTCGCTCGTCAAGCACCCTAAAATCCACAACTATCCAGTTAGTCAGAGATGTTTTAGCTGCCTCGTATGCGCTTTTGGGGGTGGGGCAACGGATTTGTATAGCCGCACCCAAAACATTAAACATATCCCAGTTAGGCGCCGAGTTGGGCTTTAAGCATGTGGAATCCCACTTTGCCTACGTCCACGCCACCCTGACAAGGGAAATTGCGGTGTTCGAAAAGGTGCAAAAGTCATGA
- the rnz gene encoding ribonuclease Z, with protein sequence MSIRVMFLGTSGSVPTLKRSLPAVVVQCPRDQWMFDCGENVQRQMMQAKVSFHKKLKIFITHLHGDHVLGLPGLLQTMALMERKEPVQIYGPVGLKSFLLCTKETLNFGLNYPVEISEIIGEGTICDTADYAVVAFKSSHAVDGYCFAFEEKPRPGKFYPKKALALGIPEGELWSKLQSGKEVKAPNGKTVKPTDVMGPMRKGRKIVYTGDTKPFESFAKHAKGADLVIHDCTFDDSLMEKAAIDGHSTPTQAAAQAKAAGAKRLVLSHISARYPDATALLEQAKKVFPNTVLAEDFLELELPLNE encoded by the coding sequence ATGAGTATCCGAGTGATGTTCTTGGGCACAAGCGGAAGCGTACCCACCCTGAAGCGCAGCCTGCCAGCCGTTGTGGTGCAGTGCCCGCGTGACCAGTGGATGTTTGACTGCGGCGAAAACGTCCAGCGGCAGATGATGCAGGCAAAAGTCAGCTTCCACAAAAAACTCAAAATTTTCATAACCCACTTGCACGGCGACCACGTGTTGGGTTTGCCTGGGTTACTGCAGACGATGGCGCTTATGGAACGCAAAGAACCCGTACAAATCTATGGCCCAGTGGGGCTCAAAAGCTTCTTGCTGTGCACTAAGGAAACGTTGAACTTTGGTTTAAACTACCCCGTTGAAATCAGCGAAATCATAGGCGAAGGTACAATCTGCGACACCGCCGACTACGCGGTTGTGGCCTTCAAATCCAGCCACGCCGTTGATGGTTACTGTTTTGCGTTTGAAGAGAAACCGCGCCCAGGCAAGTTTTACCCCAAAAAAGCCTTAGCTCTCGGTATCCCTGAAGGCGAGTTGTGGTCTAAGTTGCAGAGCGGAAAAGAGGTTAAAGCCCCTAACGGCAAAACCGTGAAGCCAACTGACGTGATGGGTCCAATGCGCAAAGGGAGAAAAATCGTCTACACAGGCGACACCAAACCCTTTGAAAGCTTCGCTAAACACGCCAAAGGCGCGGATTTGGTGATTCATGATTGCACCTTCGATGACTCGCTTATGGAAAAAGCGGCAATAGATGGGCATTCAACTCCAACTCAGGCGGCGGCTCAGGCAAAAGCTGCAGGCGCAAAACGCCTTGTCCTCTCACATATTAGTGCAAGGTACCCCGACGCCACAGCGCTTCTGGAGCAAGCCAAAAAAGTGTTTCCCAATACGGTGCTGGCGGAGGATTTCTTGGAGCTAGAGTTGCCGCTAAACGAGTAG
- a CDS encoding sugar phosphate isomerase/epimerase: protein MSKAKVGVSMLYCLGEPFNRMIKRLGTMNTKYIEILDDGTHDLNKTRITQLREAAKSYGLTYSLHAPFADINIGAPAKPMLAASMKRLKQSLSNARAIDAKMWVFHPAQRTGIGQFYPDADFKTMCQSIEELYSEAEEYGVNLALENLPNKYWFLMSTPAEFMRFYKETNLPIGITLDLGHANLEAQIQPFINQLADKIVHIHASNNDGTDDQHNGVMDGNIDYQQFAESLKKIGYDKTVVVESMRKVPESIAKLKELLV from the coding sequence ATGTCTAAAGCGAAAGTTGGCGTTTCAATGCTCTACTGTCTAGGCGAACCCTTCAACCGCATGATAAAACGCTTAGGCACCATGAACACCAAATACATCGAAATCCTCGATGACGGCACCCACGACCTCAACAAAACCCGCATCACCCAACTCCGTGAAGCCGCCAAATCCTACGGTTTAACCTACTCGCTGCATGCGCCTTTCGCTGACATTAACATCGGTGCCCCTGCTAAACCTATGTTGGCTGCGTCCATGAAACGCCTTAAGCAGTCGCTCTCAAACGCCCGCGCCATTGACGCAAAGATGTGGGTTTTCCACCCCGCCCAGCGCACAGGTATCGGGCAGTTTTATCCTGACGCTGACTTCAAAACTATGTGTCAAAGCATAGAAGAACTTTACAGTGAGGCAGAGGAGTATGGGGTGAATTTGGCGTTGGAGAATTTGCCTAACAAGTACTGGTTTTTGATGAGTACCCCCGCTGAGTTCATGCGCTTCTACAAAGAAACCAACCTGCCCATCGGCATAACCCTAGATTTGGGGCACGCTAACTTGGAAGCTCAAATTCAGCCCTTCATCAACCAACTCGCAGACAAAATCGTCCACATACATGCCAGCAATAATGACGGCACCGACGACCAACACAACGGCGTCATGGACGGCAACATCGACTACCAACAGTTTGCGGAGTCACTAAAAAAAATCGGATACGACAAAACCGTAGTCGTTGAATCCATGCGCAAAGTGCCCGAAAGCATCGCAAAACTCAAAGAGCTACTCGTTTAG